atggtggtggtgatgatggtgatggtgttggtggaggtaatgttgttgctgttgctgctgatgttgctggaGCTGTTGCTgaagttgttgctgctgctgctgatgttgctgctgggcGGACGCAATCATAGACGCGAGCCCCAGGTGATCGTGATGGTGGTAGAAGTTGGTTGGCGTGGCAGGACTTGCAAGTAAATTCAGCGGAGATGCTATACTCGTCGAAGGTGACTGTAGACTCGAGAGTACGCTCAGACACCGTGGACTCGAAAGTGATTGGTTGATCGATTCCCGATCTTCGTCCTCTTCGCCCGGTGATTTACTGCTATCGTCTTCCATACTTCCGCAGCTTCCGATCGCATCATCCGAACCATCGCCCCGATCGCGACCACCTTCCCGATCGCTACCACCATCACCGCGATCACCGCCACCTGTTTCCTTGTAGCGGATACACTTCTTCTTACGCCGGCACGGTTTACACCACTGATTCTGCTGATCGAGTCCGTACCGGGCGCGACACTTTTTCATACTGTTCCCACCAGGATCTGCCGGACTGcgatcctttttccttttcttcttcttcgcacCATACCCGTAGTTATCCCGTGCCGTCCAGCCCGGGTAGAGTTCCATGTGGAGTTGCCGCTCCTGGCGCGCTTTGTCGTAGTAGACGCTTTGCTCCTCGCGCGACAACGAATGCCACTTGCGGCCAAGAATTTGGTTAATGGCGGCCGACTCCTTCAGCGTACATTCGGCCACTACCTTCGCGCGCATCTCCTTCATGTAAAGCATGAACGCGTTCAGTGGCTTCTTCACGTGGCTGCGCTTCTTCTCCAGTGCGGCCTCACGCTCCGCCAGCGACTGATGCTTGTGACCACCGCCGCCTCCACCGCTGCCATTGTTGTGATGGTTTTGGTGATGGTTGTGATGGTGGTTGTGGTTCGTGTGGTGGttactgttgttgttattgctgcTATGCTGATCACCGTGCGAACCACCCGTACGGTGATGATGGTAGGAAGCGGAAgaccgatgatgatggtgatgaccCGACGGTAGCTCATGATCCGTACCGGACGATGAGGATTCCAGCTTGATCGATGTCCCGCCCTGCCGATCACCTCCCCGGTGCGATCCTCCCCCACTGCCGGGAATGTCCTGCTTCGGACCGGGCGTAATGATTGCCGGATGTCCCGGATTTAGCACCGGATGCGATGGATGAATGCTGGGCGGAAGTAAGGTGGGAGAGTACCGATAGAAATCACTCGACAGCGATGTATAGATCTGCAGCGAGGAAGGATAGGGCGTCCGGAAACCGGCGGCCGGACTGTAGAGTGAGGGCGAATGCCAGGACGATGGAACCGGCAGCATGTCCGGGCTGATCATCGGGTAGGGATACTGGCTGGTAGGAAAGCTGTACAGCGGTGGCCTCGTCAGGCTCATCGTTTTCGGATCCAGCTGGTACGGTAAGATGCCACAGTGGGCGGGCGGGGGCGACGAAAGATGATCACCGTTGTGGCAGAAAAATGGCGGCAAGCTCATCTTGTTCGCCATCGACACCGGCAACCCACCGGCAGCACCGTTCGGGTACGAGTACGGCGGCACGATGTAGCCCATGTTGAAACCGGGATGCGGTGCCCCGTGCGGCAGCTTACCACCCGTCCCACCGCCTCCGCTGCCTCCACCTCCGCTTCCACCGCCGTACAGCGCGTTGGAGCTTTCATGGCGCGTCGTTCCGTTTTTGACCGTCTTTTCCTCGCTTTCGGTCAAATCGATCAGGCTGGACTTTTCCTCGAGCAGATTCTCGGACAGCTTCTCGTCGTCCCGGTCGCCCTCATCCTTAAACACTTTCACCTCGTCCGTGCTGCCCAGCTCATCGCCGGTCGAGCTGTTGTGTGGCattttgcccaaaaacaaTTGCCGCCGTAATTGGCGCTCCTTTTCTTTGCTAATCGGCGACGGCGGCCGCCTACCGTTACCGGCAAAAATCACCAATAAATTACTCGCTGGCTGCTGGCGCACAACTAAACAACTATATTACAAGCAAAAATTGACGATCTTTCGCACAGCATGCGCACAGAATAAGGCACTAGGAATTCGATGCAGAATATTATTAGCCCTACCGCAGAAACACTAACGCATACGACGGGGTTTGCCGCTTCGTCTACCCACGCAATACGCGGTGGGTAAGGCACACGATTTCTAACAAGTGACACAACCTCGTTACCACGTTTTGCACTTCTTGCAGACCCTTCCTTCTGCCGTTTGcccttctttctctcttgcaCTGAACGCACTGAACCCAGATGATAAGGGTGGTAGGggggttgaaaatttcttcGCTTGCACTCAACGGTTGCAAATTGCACGTTTTGCCTACggcttccccacagacgctaGGGGGACACTCACACGCACGGTTTGCACGGTCGGAAGAAAGAATAAGGGCCCCGCGACAACACTCACTTAGGGGTGGCGCCTCGTAGATGCAATTTTTGCGTTacgcacacacccacacctcgcacacacacgcacgcacacacgcactgcACTAGTGTTCGCCGGCACCGGGCCGCCGGACTGTGCCAGAACACGCGCTGTCTGTTTTCTATGCCAATCCGTTGCCGATGATCGGTGGCCTATCGGCGCCATCGAATGCGGCCCCTGCCGTCTTCGTCCTCCGTCGCTGTTCTCCTGTACCGTGGCTGGGACGGAACGAAGGGACGCAACGATCCGCTCATGTTCCGGTGTGTCCCGGTAGCAGGCTGGCAGGCGCAACTCCACGCGCTGTTGCTAATGTGTTCCGCATGCGAACGTTACAACGATCCGCGATCGCGATTCTTACCGATCGCGCGATGCCGTCATCTCGCAGGATGGAGCGATacacttgcttttttatttcttttcttcttctcctgttGTTTGCTCCAGCTACAACGAGCAATCACCCGGGGCGGGGACGATAGAATACCGCGGACGGACACGACACACACTCGCGCACGGGCGGGCGATGAGTAATTGGCCTGGTGGTGCGTGCGTTTTACTATTATTATGACATTTGTTGCGATAGAAAATGGCCTTCACAAGAGCGGCACGCAggaagcttttttgttgttgttgtttttttcgttttcttcttttctttactGGTTTTGGCACTAGTGCACGGGGGGAATCTGCGGAATCGCACAAATGACCCAACAAATGGGGCGAATCTCCGGGCGTGAAATTGGCTTCTTTTTATCTCGCCCTCTTTTACACAGCTTCCACAGGGCGGCTATaacactactactaccactactactactaatgCTAATGCTATATTGACTTAGCTTCACAGAGACACTTCACGGTGGTGGAGTAAGTAGCAGAAAAAGGCTAATTCTTAACGGCTTGTTAGCGACTTGGGGGATGTGCGCCGTTGTTTTCGCACCGCTCACAACACAATTCCCGCGCACGCACCCGCACCTTCTTGATCTTGATCACATCTCGCGGAAACAGCGCGAACAACACACGATAAGACACaccttgttttctttctccagCACACCAGCCACACGGTGGCTATAATTCGATGCCGATGTATTGCTTTTGAAGGAATGCACTAGACAGCCACTACACCCGGGCGGGGACACTGGGTTGGTTCACTGGCACGGTACAAAAGAATCGGATCGATCGGAAACCCCACTGCATTATTGGTGTGACAACTCCCGACGGCACTTGTAACACTGGCGCTGATTCTAGACAGTTGCACCTTGCCGCACGCTGACCTGCGTACGGTAGAATATGTTGCTGCACACGGATTGTTTCGTCCGGAACGTTTACCCAATGGTGGGTACGATTGTTTTCCCAAATTTTCCGTACgtttttcaaactgtttttcgtcttgtttttgttcttgcgCGCGCCGATCGCGAGCGAACTTACTTCGATGGTGGTGAGCAAATGAATGAGAGAGAGCAGTCAACGGCCCTCTCTCGTCATGTCACTTTTCGATTTCTGTCTGTCTCTCGCTTCTTCCGCCACCCCGTCGCGCCTATCGAACGTACGTCAAATGTACGGAGCGAAAAATGCGAGAGCCGAAGAAAGCCGAAGTGTTTCCAACATGGCGGTGACGTTTGGAATCGAAAAATTTGACCGCACATTGGGAACGTTGGTTGGTTTcgttaaaaatattatgaaacctataatttttcaaatgtaATACCATATTTTCaagaagcaaaacatgaaaatagaTAATTCTGCTTACGTTttcaaacaatacaaaaattgtttaagaAACGTTATTGCAATAATATACCGAGATGGAGCGAAGATCTTCCCAGACAGCTCACGACGAtcgttttaattgaattatgtttttatgctACATGTTTACTGTATGCATTAAGGTGATGCTTTGTAACCAATATTAGATGAATAAATCTGATTCGTAAACATACAATTATCGCACAATGAATCATGTTGAGATCTTCCCATTTCTTTGGTTGCTATCGATCCCTAGGCGTAACCTTCAGCAACGGATGTAATCAGAGACATCCTTGTCATTTCCGCTTTCTTATAAAGGACGGCGTGGTTGTGCTCACAGGAAATGGAATTAAATGGGAAATTGTAAAATACGGATTAAATTTTCGATTCAACAAATGATGTGTGTGTTGGAAGAATCGGACAAGGTAGACATTTTGtagtattaattttaaacgtAAACGAATTTatatgttttgcaaatgaataatataaaaaaaatgtcacgtGGTTTAGTTCCAAGGCCTAAGAAAGCGTCTGCTGTGGGTTTTGTCTTCCCGCAGCATAAGACACTCCATACGCCATGCTGTGTCGTTGGGATGCGTGTCTTGAGCGGTAAAAGGTAAGCGTGCAttctcaaacaaaacaaacgtataTGTCCTGTTTGCATTCCTGGTCAACCTCATCTCACCTTGGTGGTGACGGTGGTCGGTCGGTTGCTATGACCATCGTCGCCACGGGCGTTGGATATGCACTTTTTAAATGTCATTGCAGACTGAGGATGCTTGTTTTCCTGCTGGCCGCGCCATGATGTCGCGGCAAACCGCCACCCAAGCGCATCCACCCTTTTTCCACCAGGAAGTCCCATTTCCATTTGGTCGACAACGACATAGTTTGCGGGAGGTGGTGAGGGGGATTACAGGGTGTACAGGGATGGAAGAATAACATGGAAGAAATTAGTCCCTCGGCACGGCACAAAATTCAGTCCCCGACACCCGAATGAAGGTGAAGGGAAAGGTacaaataaatagtaaaaccTTTTGTTATCATGCTGTGCAAATATGGTTCAATATCTATTATTGGTACGCACTTGTTTATCTTGGTCCTTTCCTGGTTCCTTACCTTCTGCTTCGGTGGAAAGGAAAGTAAAGGCTCTGTGTCGTCGGTGCACAACTGACTCACACGGTTCACAGCCATTTTCCAACAGCTTCGAAATGCGTGAAAGCGATAGCGAAGTCCTACGCAAGCTAGTTGGATTGTGTGGACGACAAAAGGGTGCTGGCGGGAGAGAGGCCTAGAGAGGGCGGTAAACCTCGGAAGGATATTATTTACACCTCGATCCTGGCCTCGATCGTTCCAAGCCGTATGGCGTCCAGGGGAGCGAGTCCTTTTTTTGAcatctttcaaatgtttactttttaatCTACCAGAACGAATATATTTCTCGGTATTTGGTACGGTTCTTTCGGGTGCCCGGATTCGGGACGGTCATTCTACGGATTGCGTTCCACGCTGTCCTTCGCATACGTATCCTCCCGCATTTTCAATGGTTTCACTTCCTTTATTTCTGTTTGCGTGGCTCACCTAGACCTGTCCGAGGCGTTTGGACGCATAACAAGCtgcttttttctgcttttctctcttcaaataagcatttttattgttatttattgtcCATCCAAAAACGGTGCGATGGGCGATGTGTGATAATCGAACCCGATTTCGAGCTCCTCACCACCGGTGCCACACATTTCTGTGTGGCAGGTTGTGTGCGTTCTGTCCACCCTTGACTGAAACGTGTTCGAAATGGTGCGTGAGATGCTGAGATCGCTTCCAGCCATTAGGATATATATTAGAAATTCTTCGCACATTCGATCCGGCGTCACTGCCAGCAGGTTATCGTCCGCATTGCTCACAAACGCAGTTCTGCTGCAGTTTGTTTTGGAATTCCCCTTAGGGGCAGCCCAGATTAAACGACCCAAAAATAATCGTTCCTGGTACAGAGAGCGAGggcaaagaaaagaagaaaaaaaaggcaacaacagGCGAAAGCGTTTCTTtaggaagcaaataaaaacccgACATCAATATTGTACCGAATTTACGCCTCATCACGCGTCGTCACTCGATCGTTTCTTCGCTTACGCAGGATCAGGTTCGGCTATATCGTGTTACGCACCTGAAAAAGAACCCCCCTGCCGGATCACAATTGGGCGAATGATTAATGTTTTCCCTTGGGAcggaaaaatggagaaaaatcaCCGAAAAAGCCCACCCGTCGAGTTTTGATCAGTTCCATCAAAATTGGCAATTGTGTGACTGGTTCAGAACGCTGGAAGGATAATGGGTAGGGTCGAGCAAGGAACGTTCGAAGAATTCCTAGCGATCAAGCTGGATCTGCGAAACGACCGAAGGGGCAAATTTCACGTCTCCTTAACTAGGAGCAACAAGAAGGAACTCGCTGCGCAATACGGCATGAGTTCCTGCATCGCTTTCGAAAGAAACGTGGCGATGGTGTTCCTTTTCTCGgcaggttgttgttttgtgcccTCCGCTGTGTAGTGCGGAGGTCCTTCCCGGGATTCCGGAATCATTAGCAAACGCAACGAGGGGTCTAATGCTGTGTTAGGCTTTTCAGCACCACAGCCCCGGacctgtttttttcctgcccGTGTATTTCAGCCCTACTGTGCAGTCAGACAACGGGATCAATGGGATTCCGGAGCAGGTAGTTGATGCGAACCAGTGCAAGGATTTCTCGTGTTCATGCTGCTTTTCATTCTGGGCCCTGGTTGGCTCGTAAATCGTCTCTTGCCTTTCTCCCTACCAATCCTTCTTCCACTGTCCTACACATACGCCGTTTCTGGATAatacattcctttttttcttcaccatcaCGTCCATCCGTTTGTCCGGTCCGGGTTTTTAATACGGCGAGTGAGAGGAAGAACATCGTAAAGAACGAAGACTGGGAtggagtaaaacaaaacaagaacgagtgcgagagaaaaaaagcagcaaccCGAATCCCTAAATTCTATGGGTAATTTATGACAATCAGCCCAGACCAACAACGCGCTTcgaagaatgaaagaaaacaatgttATGCTGAGCTTTGCGTTTTCGCTTCTCTACGCATTAGAATGGGCAAAAGCACAAACGCCAACATAAAACCCTCACGGTCCAACCAATAACCCCGCCAGCATCAACAAATGCAAACATGCTTTTGTGGGACGATTCGTACTGCTGGCCCAACGGCGTCGATCGAGGGCGAGGGGTGCTTACCATGCGATCGAGTCTTCCTGCTTATCTGCGAATGTGATTGAGCTAGGCCGGTCCGGCGGAAATCGGCTTCCAAAGGATTAGCAGCACTGTTTGAAAGCGGTCGCACCAGCGGGTGTGATCGCTAAATTCCGGTGGCTTTTCGACAACTCCACCCAGGAGAGGGATGGTGGATTAGTGAGGAATCCACCAAACAATGGCCAATTTGTGTGAGATGAGTGTGAAGATGCGGCATTCATGTAAGACATCGTACCAGCTTTGATGTGGTACCGTAAGGTGCCCAAAAAGGTGACAGAAGTCTACTGTCAAGTGGGCAATCCTGCGGTTCACTGCACCCGTCGCGGATCGTCCTTGATGTTAGCCTTGACCCAATTTCCCAATGTTTCATCCGGCACCTTGTTATGGCCAAATGAGTGTGGACAGAAGACACAGAACAAATGCCCCGAGCGATGGGGTGCGATCGTTTATCGATCGTTAGATGTTGCCAATGGCGCAGTAGTCGATTTGTTCTGGCCGGCATCGACTGACGCAAGCGTGTGTTCTCGCGTGCGCGCGCGCCTTGTCGCAGATCAAAGAGCGAATGCCGCCGCAAAAGAAGGATATG
The DNA window shown above is from Anopheles funestus chromosome 3RL, idAnoFuneDA-416_04, whole genome shotgun sequence and carries:
- the LOC125771776 gene encoding protein pangolin, isoforms A/H/I/S-like translates to MPHNSSTGDELGSTDEVKVFKDEGDRDDEKLSENLLEEKSSLIDLTESEEKTVKNGTTRHESSNALYGGGSGGGGSGGGGTGGKLPHGAPHPGFNMGYIVPPYSYPNGAAGGLPVSMANKMSLPPFFCHNGDHLSSPPPAHCGILPYQLDPKTMSLTRPPLYSFPTSQYPYPMISPDMLPVPSSWHSPSLYSPAAGFRTPYPSSLQIYTSLSSDFYRYSPTLLPPSIHPSHPVLNPGHPAIITPGPKQDIPGSGGGSHRGGDRQGGTSIKLESSSSGTDHELPSGHHHHHRSSASYHHHRTGGSHGDQHSSNNNNSNHHTNHNHHHNHHQNHHNNGSGGGGGGHKHQSLAEREAALEKKRSHVKKPLNAFMLYMKEMRAKVVAECTLKESAAINQILGRKWHSLSREEQSVYYDKARQERQLHMELYPGWTARDNYGYGAKKKKRKKDRSPADPGGNSMKKCRARYGLDQQNQWCKPCRRKKKCIRYKETGGGDRGDGGSDREGGRDRGDGSDDAIGSCGSMEDDSSKSPGEEDEDRESINQSLSSPRCLSVLSSLQSPSTSIASPLNLLASPATPTNFYHHHDHLGLASMIASAQQQHQQQQQQLQQQLQQHQQQQQQHYLHQHHHHHHHHHQQAAAAAAVAAAALQNVSDKLNNISNDSGIGGSQLNNSYSNNFSPYNNHHTMRTSSSSSSASNGTGGGGTNLNNSSSSATNGTGGGLGKSPTTMLLPPTPSTPTLAPPTPSSSSSSSSSSSSSSSSSLSSSSSSTPSLQIPPHLQQLNLKTSPPLLPNTPPSSGGSSVSSTTALTIKEELPDSSTGNGPMGSPPSGALHPASSTSPGPPGNGGYLLHPAHHHHHLASLHSSSNHPLQLGHTQLHATSKTNGDLSPSTTTATVTVGASSSIDNGPAAAVTNGSSSRSSSNSSSSQIASDSFPYLRCW